A single Pan troglodytes isolate AG18354 chromosome 19, NHGRI_mPanTro3-v2.0_pri, whole genome shotgun sequence DNA region contains:
- the MINK1 gene encoding misshapen-like kinase 1 isoform X14 — protein MGDPAPARSLDDIDLSALRDPAGIFELVEVVGNGTYGQVYKGRHVKTGQLAAIKVMDVTEDEEEEIKQEINMLKKYSHHRNIATYYGAFIKKSPPGNDDQLWLVMEFCGAGSVTDLVKNTKGNALKEDCIAYICREILRGLAHLHAHKVIHRDIKGQNVLLTENAEVKLVDFGVSAQLDRTVGRRNTFIGTPYWMAPEVIACDENPDATYDYRSDIWSLGITAIEMAEGAPPLCDMHPMRALFLIPRNPPPRLKSKKWSKKFIDFIDTCLIKTYLSRPPTEQLLKFPFIRDQPTERQVRIQLKDHIDRSRKKRGEKEETEYEYSGSEEEDDSHGEEGEPSSIMNVPGESTLRREFLRLQQENKSNSEALKQQQQLQQQQQRDPEAHIKHLLHQRQRRIEEQKEERRRVEEQQRREREQRKLQEKEQQRRLEDMQALRREEERRQAEREQEYIRHRLEEEQRQLEILQQQLLQEQALLLEYKRKQLEEQRQSERLQRQLQQEHAYLKSLQQQQQQQQLQKQQQQQLLPGDRKPLYHYGRGMNPADKPAWAREVEERTRMNKQQNSPLAKSKPGSTGPEPPIPQASPGPPGPLSQTPPMQRPVEPQEGPHKSLVAHRVPLKPYAAPVPRSQSLQDQPTRNLAAFPASHDPDPAIPAPTATPSARGAVIRQNSDPTSEGPGPSPNPPAWVRPDNEAPPKVPQRTSSIATALNTSGAGGSRPAQAVRASNPDLRRSDPGWERSDSVLPASHGHLPQAGSLERNRVGASSKLDSSPVLSPGNKAKPDDHRSRPGRPASYKRAIGEDFVLLKERTLDEAPRPPKKAMDYSSSSEEVESSEEDEEEGEGGPAEGSRDTPGGRSDGDTDSVSTMVVHDVEEITGTQPPYGGGTMVVQRTPEEERNLLHADSNGYTNLPDVVQPSHSPTENSKGQSPPSKDGSGDYQSRGLVKAPGKSSFTMFVDLGIYQPGGSGDSIPITALVGGEGTRLDQLQYDVRKGSVVNVNPTNTRAHSETPEIRKYKKRFNSEILCAALWGVNLLVGTENGLMLLDRSGQGKVYGLIGRRRFQQMDVLEGLNLLITISGKRNKLRVYYLSWLRNKILHNDPEVEKKQGWTTVGDMEGCGHYRVVKYERIKFLVIALKSSVEVYAWAPKPYHKFMAFKSFADLPHRPLLVDLTVEEGQRLKVIYGSSAGFHAVDVDSGNSYDIYIPVHIQSQITPHAIIFLPNTDGMEMLLCYEDEGVYVNTYGRIIKDVVLQWGEMPTSVAYICSNQIMGWGEKAIEIRSVETGHLDGVFMHKRAQRLKFLCERNDKVFFASVRSGGSSQVYFMTLNRNCIMNW, from the exons GGTCGGCATGTCAAGACGGGGCAGCTGGCTGCCATCAAGGTCATGGATGTCACGGAG GACGAGGAGGAAGAGATCAAACAGGAGATCAACATGCTGAAAAAGTACTCTCACCACCGCAACATCGCCACCTACTACGGAGCCTTCATCAAGAAGAGCCCCCCAGGAAACGATGACCAGCTCTGG CTGGTGATGGAGTTCTGTGGTGCTGGTTCGGTGACTGACCTGGTAAAGAACACAAAAGGCAACGCCCTGAAGGAGGACTGTATCGCCTATATCTGCAGGGAGATCCTCAGG GGTCTGGCCCATCTCCATGCCCACAAGGTGATCCATCGAGACATCAAGGGGCAGAATGTGCTGCTGACAGAGAATGCTGAGGTCAAGCTAG TGGATTTTGGGGTGAGTGCTCAGCTGGACCGCACCGTGGGCAGACGGAACACTTTCATTGGGACTCCCTACTGGATGGCTCCAGAGGTCATCGCCTGTGATGAGAACCCTGATGCCACCTATGATTACAGG AGTGATATTTGGTCTCTAGGAATCACAGCCATCGAGATGGCAGAGGGAGCCCCCC CTCTGTGTGACATGCACCCCATGCGAGCCCTCTTCCTCATTCCTCGGAACCCTCCGCCCAGGCTCAAGTCCAAGAAGTG GTCTAAGAAGTTCATTGACTTCATTGACACATGTCTCATCAAGACTTACCTGAGCCGCCCACCCACGGAGCAGCTACTGAAGTTTCCCTTCATCCGGGACCAGCCCACGGAGCGGCAGGTCCGCATCCAGCTTAAGGACCACATTGACCGATCCCGGAAGAAGCGGGGTGAGAAAG AGGAGACAGAATATGAGTACAGCGGCAGCGAGGAGGAAGATGACAGCCATGGAGAGGAAGGAGAGCCAAG CTCCATCATGAACGTGCCTGGAGAGTCGACTCTACGCCGGGAGTTTCTCCGGCTCCAGCAGGAAAATAAGAGCAACTCAGAGGCtttaaaacagcagcagcagctgcagcagcagcagcagcgagaCCCCGAGGCACACATCAAACACCTGCTGCACCAGCGGCAGCGGCGCATAGAGGAGCAGAAGGAGGAGCGGCGCCGCGTGGAGGAG CAACAGCGGCGGGAGCGGGAGCAGCGGAAGCTGCAGGAGAAGGAGCAGCAGCGGCGGCTGGAGGACATGCAGGCTCTGCGGCGGGAGGAGGAGCGGCGGCAGGCGGAGCGCGAGCAG GAATATATTCGTCACAGGCTAGAGGAGGAGCAGCGACAGCTCGAGATCCTTCAGCAACAGCTGCTCCAGGAACAGGCCCTGCTGCTG GAATACAAGCGGAAGCAGCTGGAGGAGCAGCGGCAGTCAGAACGTCTCCAGAGGcagctgcagcaggagcatgCCTACCTCAAGTCcctgcagcagcagcaacagcagcagcagcttcagaaacagcagcagcagcagctcctgcCTGGGGACAGGAAGCCCCTGTACCATTATGGTCGGGGCATGAATCCCGCTGACAAACCAGCCTGGGCCCGAGAG GTAGAAGAGAGAACAAGGATGAACAAGCAGCAGAACTCTCCCTTGGCCAAGAGCAAGCCAGGCAGCACGGGGCCTGAGCCCCCCATCCCCCAGGCCTCCCCAGGGCCCCCAGGACCCCTTTCCCAGACTCCTCCTATGCAGAGGCCGGTGGAGCCCCAGGAGGGACCGCACAAG AGCCTGGTGGCACACCGGGTCCCACTGAAGCCATATGCAGCACCTGTACCCCGATCCCAGTCCCTGCAGGACCAGCCCACCCGAAACCTGGCTGCCTTCCCAGCCTCCCATGACCCCGACCCTGCCATCCCCGCACCCACTGCCACGCCCAGTGCCCGAGGAGCTGTTATCCGCCAGAATTCAGACCCCACCTCTGAAGGACCTGGCCCCAGCCCGAATCCCCCAGCCTGGGTCCGCCCAGATAACGAGGCCCCACCCAAG GTGCCTCAGAGAACCTCATCTATCGCCACTGCCCTTAACACCAGTGGGGCCGGAGGGTCCCGGCCAGCCCAGGCAGTCCGTGCCAG TAACCCCGACCTCAGGAGGAGCGACCCTGGCTGGGAACGCTCGGACAGCGTCCTTCCAGCCTCTCACGGGCACCTCCCCCAGGCTGGCTCACTGGAGCGGAACCGCGTGGGAG CCTCCTCCAAACTGGACAGCTCCCCTGTGCTCTCCCCTGGGAATAAAGCCAAGCCCGACGACCACCGCTCACGGCCAGGCCGGCCCGCA AGCTATAAGCGAGCAATTGGTGAG GACTTTGTGTTGCTGAAAGAGCGGACTCTGGACGaggcccctcggcctcccaagaaggCCATGGACTACTCGTCGTCCAGCGAGGAGGTGGAAAGCAgtgaggaggacgaggaggaagGCGAAGGCGGGCCAGCAGAGGGGAGCAGAGATACCCCTGGGGGCCG CAGCGATGGGGATACAGACAGCGTCAGCACCATGGTGGTCCACGACGTCGAGGAGATCACCGGGACCCAGCCCCCATACGGGGGCGGCACCATGGTGGTCCAGCGC ACCCCTGAAGAGGAGCGGAACCTGCTGCATGCTGACAGCAATGGGTACACAAACCTGCCTGACGTGGTCCAGCCCAGCCACTCACCCACCGAGAACAGCAAAGGCCAAAGCCCACCCTCGAAGGATGGGAGTGGTGAC TACCAGTCTCGTGGGCTGGTAAAGGCCCCTGGCAAGAGCTCGTTCACGATGTTTGTGGATCTAGGGATCTACCAGCCTGGAGGCAGTGGGGACAGCATCCCCATCACAG CCCTAGTGGGTGGAGAGGGCACTCGGCTCGACCAGCTGCAGTACGACGTGAGGAAGGGTTCTGTGGTCAACGTGAATCCCACCAACACCCGGGCCCACAGTGAGACCCCTGAGATCCGGAAGTACAAGAAGCGATTCAACTCCGAGATCCTCTGTGCAGCCCTTTGGG GGGTCAACCTGCTGGTGGGCACGGAGAACGGGCTGATGTTGCTGGACCGAAGTGGGCAGGGCAAGGTGTATGGACTCATTGGGCGGCGACGCTTCCAGCAGATGGATGTGCTGGAGGGGCTCAACCTGCTCATCACCATCTCAG GGAAAAGGAACAAACTGCGGGTGTATTACCTGTCCTGGCTCCGGAACAAGATTCTGCACAATGACCCAGAAGTGGAGAAGAAGCAGGGCTGGACCACCGTGGGGGACATGGAGGGCTGCGGGCACTACCGTGTCG TGAAATACGAGCGGATTAAGTTCCTGGTCATCGCCCTCAAGAGCTCCGTGGAGGTGTATGCCTGGGCCCCCAAACCCTACCACAAATTCATGGCCTTCAAG TCCTTTGCCGACCTCCCCCACCGCCCTCTGCTGGTCGACCTGACAGTAGAGGAGGGGCAGCGGCTCAAGGTCATCTATGGCTCCAGTGCTGGCTTCCATGCTGTGGATGTCGACTCGGGGAACAGCTATGACATCTACATCCCTGTGCAC ATCCAGAGCCAGATCACACCCCATGCCATCATCTTCCTCCCCAACACCGACGGCATGGAGATGCTGCTGTGCTACGAGGACGAGGGCGTCTACGTCAACACATACGGGCGCATCATTAAGGATGTGGTGCTGCAGTGGGGGGAGATGCCTACTTCTGTGG CCTACATCTGCTCCAACCAGATAATGGGCTGGGGTGAGAAAGCCATTGAGATCCGCTCTGTGGAGACGGGCCACCTCGACGGGGTCTTCATGCACAAACGAGCTCAGAGGCTCAAGTTCCTGTGTGAGCGGAATGACAAG GTGTTTTTTGCCTCAGTCCGCTCTGGGGGCAGCAGCCAAGTTTACTTCATGACTCTGAACCGTAACTGCATCATGAACTGGTGA
- the MINK1 gene encoding misshapen-like kinase 1 isoform X9 gives MGDPAPARSLDDIDLSALRDPAGIFELVEVVGNGTYGQVYKGRHVKTGQLAAIKVMDVTEDEEEEIKQEINMLKKYSHHRNIATYYGAFIKKSPPGNDDQLWLVMEFCGAGSVTDLVKNTKGNALKEDCIAYICREILRGLAHLHAHKVIHRDIKGQNVLLTENAEVKLVDFGVSAQLDRTVGRRNTFIGTPYWMAPEVIACDENPDATYDYRSDIWSLGITAIEMAEGAPPLCDMHPMRALFLIPRNPPPRLKSKKWSKKFIDFIDTCLIKTYLSRPPTEQLLKFPFIRDQPTERQVRIQLKDHIDRSRKKRGEKEETEYEYSGSEEEDDSHGEEGEPSSIMNVPGESTLRREFLRLQQENKSNSEALKQQQQLQQQQQRDPEAHIKHLLHQRQRRIEEQKEERRRVEEQQRREREQRKLQEKEQQRRLEDMQALRREEERRQAEREQEYIRHRLEEEQRQLEILQQQLLQEQALLLEYKRKQLEEQRQSERLQRQLQQEHAYLKSLQQQQQQQQLQKQQQQQLLPGDRKPLYHYGRGMNPADKPAWAREVEERTRMNKQQNSPLAKSKPGSTGPEPPIPQASPGPPGPLSQTPPMQRPVEPQEGPHKSLQDQPTRNLAAFPASHDPDPAIPAPTATPSARGAVIRQNSDPTSEGPGPSPNPPAWVRPDNEAPPKVPQRTSSIATALNTSGAGGSRPAQAVRARPRSNSAWQIYLQRRAERGTPKPPGPPAQPPGPPNASSNPDLRRSDPGWERSDSVLPASHGHLPQAGSLERNRVGASSKLDSSPVLSPGNKAKPDDHRSRPGRPADFVLLKERTLDEAPRPPKKAMDYSSSSEEVESSEEDEEEGEGGPAEGSRDTPGGRDGDTDSVSTMVVHDVEEITGTQPPYGGGTMVVQRTPEEERNLLHADSNGYTNLPDVVQPSHSPTENSKGQSPPSKDGSGDYQSRGLVKAPGKSSFTMFVDLGIYQPGGSGDSIPITALVGGEGTRLDQLQYDVRKGSVVNVNPTNTRAHSETPEIRKYKKRFNSEILCAALWGVNLLVGTENGLMLLDRSGQGKVYGLIGRRRFQQMDVLEGLNLLITISGKRNKLRVYYLSWLRNKILHNDPEVEKKQGWTTVGDMEGCGHYRVVKYERIKFLVIALKSSVEVYAWAPKPYHKFMAFKSFADLPHRPLLVDLTVEEGQRLKVIYGSSAGFHAVDVDSGNSYDIYIPVHIQSQITPHAIIFLPNTDGMEMLLCYEDEGVYVNTYGRIIKDVVLQWGEMPTSVAYICSNQIMGWGEKAIEIRSVETGHLDGVFMHKRAQRLKFLCERNDKVFFASVRSGGSSQVYFMTLNRNCIMNW, from the exons GGTCGGCATGTCAAGACGGGGCAGCTGGCTGCCATCAAGGTCATGGATGTCACGGAG GACGAGGAGGAAGAGATCAAACAGGAGATCAACATGCTGAAAAAGTACTCTCACCACCGCAACATCGCCACCTACTACGGAGCCTTCATCAAGAAGAGCCCCCCAGGAAACGATGACCAGCTCTGG CTGGTGATGGAGTTCTGTGGTGCTGGTTCGGTGACTGACCTGGTAAAGAACACAAAAGGCAACGCCCTGAAGGAGGACTGTATCGCCTATATCTGCAGGGAGATCCTCAGG GGTCTGGCCCATCTCCATGCCCACAAGGTGATCCATCGAGACATCAAGGGGCAGAATGTGCTGCTGACAGAGAATGCTGAGGTCAAGCTAG TGGATTTTGGGGTGAGTGCTCAGCTGGACCGCACCGTGGGCAGACGGAACACTTTCATTGGGACTCCCTACTGGATGGCTCCAGAGGTCATCGCCTGTGATGAGAACCCTGATGCCACCTATGATTACAGG AGTGATATTTGGTCTCTAGGAATCACAGCCATCGAGATGGCAGAGGGAGCCCCCC CTCTGTGTGACATGCACCCCATGCGAGCCCTCTTCCTCATTCCTCGGAACCCTCCGCCCAGGCTCAAGTCCAAGAAGTG GTCTAAGAAGTTCATTGACTTCATTGACACATGTCTCATCAAGACTTACCTGAGCCGCCCACCCACGGAGCAGCTACTGAAGTTTCCCTTCATCCGGGACCAGCCCACGGAGCGGCAGGTCCGCATCCAGCTTAAGGACCACATTGACCGATCCCGGAAGAAGCGGGGTGAGAAAG AGGAGACAGAATATGAGTACAGCGGCAGCGAGGAGGAAGATGACAGCCATGGAGAGGAAGGAGAGCCAAG CTCCATCATGAACGTGCCTGGAGAGTCGACTCTACGCCGGGAGTTTCTCCGGCTCCAGCAGGAAAATAAGAGCAACTCAGAGGCtttaaaacagcagcagcagctgcagcagcagcagcagcgagaCCCCGAGGCACACATCAAACACCTGCTGCACCAGCGGCAGCGGCGCATAGAGGAGCAGAAGGAGGAGCGGCGCCGCGTGGAGGAG CAACAGCGGCGGGAGCGGGAGCAGCGGAAGCTGCAGGAGAAGGAGCAGCAGCGGCGGCTGGAGGACATGCAGGCTCTGCGGCGGGAGGAGGAGCGGCGGCAGGCGGAGCGCGAGCAG GAATATATTCGTCACAGGCTAGAGGAGGAGCAGCGACAGCTCGAGATCCTTCAGCAACAGCTGCTCCAGGAACAGGCCCTGCTGCTG GAATACAAGCGGAAGCAGCTGGAGGAGCAGCGGCAGTCAGAACGTCTCCAGAGGcagctgcagcaggagcatgCCTACCTCAAGTCcctgcagcagcagcaacagcagcagcagcttcagaaacagcagcagcagcagctcctgcCTGGGGACAGGAAGCCCCTGTACCATTATGGTCGGGGCATGAATCCCGCTGACAAACCAGCCTGGGCCCGAGAG GTAGAAGAGAGAACAAGGATGAACAAGCAGCAGAACTCTCCCTTGGCCAAGAGCAAGCCAGGCAGCACGGGGCCTGAGCCCCCCATCCCCCAGGCCTCCCCAGGGCCCCCAGGACCCCTTTCCCAGACTCCTCCTATGCAGAGGCCGGTGGAGCCCCAGGAGGGACCGCACAAG TCCCTGCAGGACCAGCCCACCCGAAACCTGGCTGCCTTCCCAGCCTCCCATGACCCCGACCCTGCCATCCCCGCACCCACTGCCACGCCCAGTGCCCGAGGAGCTGTTATCCGCCAGAATTCAGACCCCACCTCTGAAGGACCTGGCCCCAGCCCGAATCCCCCAGCCTGGGTCCGCCCAGATAACGAGGCCCCACCCAAG GTGCCTCAGAGAACCTCATCTATCGCCACTGCCCTTAACACCAGTGGGGCCGGAGGGTCCCGGCCAGCCCAGGCAGTCCGTGCCAG ACCTCGCAGCAACTCCGCCTGGCAAATCTATCTGCAAAGGCGGGCAGAGCGGGGCACCCCAAAGCCTCCAGGGCCCCCTGCTCAGCCCCCTGGCCCGCCCAACGCCTCTAG TAACCCCGACCTCAGGAGGAGCGACCCTGGCTGGGAACGCTCGGACAGCGTCCTTCCAGCCTCTCACGGGCACCTCCCCCAGGCTGGCTCACTGGAGCGGAACCGCGTGGGAG CCTCCTCCAAACTGGACAGCTCCCCTGTGCTCTCCCCTGGGAATAAAGCCAAGCCCGACGACCACCGCTCACGGCCAGGCCGGCCCGCA GACTTTGTGTTGCTGAAAGAGCGGACTCTGGACGaggcccctcggcctcccaagaaggCCATGGACTACTCGTCGTCCAGCGAGGAGGTGGAAAGCAgtgaggaggacgaggaggaagGCGAAGGCGGGCCAGCAGAGGGGAGCAGAGATACCCCTGGGGGCCG CGATGGGGATACAGACAGCGTCAGCACCATGGTGGTCCACGACGTCGAGGAGATCACCGGGACCCAGCCCCCATACGGGGGCGGCACCATGGTGGTCCAGCGC ACCCCTGAAGAGGAGCGGAACCTGCTGCATGCTGACAGCAATGGGTACACAAACCTGCCTGACGTGGTCCAGCCCAGCCACTCACCCACCGAGAACAGCAAAGGCCAAAGCCCACCCTCGAAGGATGGGAGTGGTGAC TACCAGTCTCGTGGGCTGGTAAAGGCCCCTGGCAAGAGCTCGTTCACGATGTTTGTGGATCTAGGGATCTACCAGCCTGGAGGCAGTGGGGACAGCATCCCCATCACAG CCCTAGTGGGTGGAGAGGGCACTCGGCTCGACCAGCTGCAGTACGACGTGAGGAAGGGTTCTGTGGTCAACGTGAATCCCACCAACACCCGGGCCCACAGTGAGACCCCTGAGATCCGGAAGTACAAGAAGCGATTCAACTCCGAGATCCTCTGTGCAGCCCTTTGGG GGGTCAACCTGCTGGTGGGCACGGAGAACGGGCTGATGTTGCTGGACCGAAGTGGGCAGGGCAAGGTGTATGGACTCATTGGGCGGCGACGCTTCCAGCAGATGGATGTGCTGGAGGGGCTCAACCTGCTCATCACCATCTCAG GGAAAAGGAACAAACTGCGGGTGTATTACCTGTCCTGGCTCCGGAACAAGATTCTGCACAATGACCCAGAAGTGGAGAAGAAGCAGGGCTGGACCACCGTGGGGGACATGGAGGGCTGCGGGCACTACCGTGTCG TGAAATACGAGCGGATTAAGTTCCTGGTCATCGCCCTCAAGAGCTCCGTGGAGGTGTATGCCTGGGCCCCCAAACCCTACCACAAATTCATGGCCTTCAAG TCCTTTGCCGACCTCCCCCACCGCCCTCTGCTGGTCGACCTGACAGTAGAGGAGGGGCAGCGGCTCAAGGTCATCTATGGCTCCAGTGCTGGCTTCCATGCTGTGGATGTCGACTCGGGGAACAGCTATGACATCTACATCCCTGTGCAC ATCCAGAGCCAGATCACACCCCATGCCATCATCTTCCTCCCCAACACCGACGGCATGGAGATGCTGCTGTGCTACGAGGACGAGGGCGTCTACGTCAACACATACGGGCGCATCATTAAGGATGTGGTGCTGCAGTGGGGGGAGATGCCTACTTCTGTGG CCTACATCTGCTCCAACCAGATAATGGGCTGGGGTGAGAAAGCCATTGAGATCCGCTCTGTGGAGACGGGCCACCTCGACGGGGTCTTCATGCACAAACGAGCTCAGAGGCTCAAGTTCCTGTGTGAGCGGAATGACAAG GTGTTTTTTGCCTCAGTCCGCTCTGGGGGCAGCAGCCAAGTTTACTTCATGACTCTGAACCGTAACTGCATCATGAACTGGTGA